The Armatimonadota bacterium genome window below encodes:
- a CDS encoding cobalamin B12-binding domain-containing protein, with product MGNRKIRILIAKPGLDGHDRGVKVVARALRDAGFEVIYTGLHQTPEMIVNSAIQEDVDAIGLSILSGAHNTLFPRILKLLRQRGAPDIVVFAGGIIPEEDVAPLKQAGIAEIFTPGTSLQAIVDWVRQHVSPRGVKA from the coding sequence ATGGGCAACAGGAAGATCCGCATCCTCATCGCCAAACCCGGGCTGGACGGGCACGACCGCGGGGTCAAGGTGGTGGCCCGCGCCCTGCGTGACGCCGGTTTTGAGGTGATCTACACCGGGCTGCACCAGACCCCGGAGATGATTGTGAACAGCGCCATCCAGGAGGACGTGGACGCCATCGGGCTGTCCATCCTCTCCGGCGCGCACAACACCCTCTTCCCCCGCATCCTGAAGTTGCTGCGGCAGCGAGGCGCCCCGGACATAGTGGTCTTCGCCGGAGGGATCATCCCCGAGGAGGACGTGGCCCCGCTCAAGCAGGCCGGGATCGCCGAGATCTTCACCCCGGGGACCTCCCTGCAGGCCATCGTGGACTGGGTGCGCCAGCACGTCAGCCCCCGGGGGGTCAAGGCCTGA